In Temnothorax longispinosus isolate EJ_2023e chromosome 2, Tlon_JGU_v1, whole genome shotgun sequence, one DNA window encodes the following:
- the Gnmt gene encoding glycine N-methyltransferase: MVDSVFRTRSLGTAAEGVRDQYADGKAAKVWEVFIGDKKQRTQNYRDFLVGLLRQKGCHRILDVACGTGVDSVMLLEEGFEVVSVDASDKMLKYALKSRWDRRKEPAFDNWVIEEANWLTLPSDISHLIGEGFDAVICLGNSFAHMPDSFGDQREQRRALANFKRCVKPGGLLLIDHRNYDYIINTGQTPSKCIYYNSQRMTDIKTSVLFVSGKPKIVIMDYMIALDEEDNDNPEYISEFRLSYYPHRLTIFRDMLTETFNHGAKHTIYGDFKPLNQVDQPGFYIHVLEKQR, translated from the exons ATGGTGGATTCCGTGTTTCGTACCCGTTCCCTCGGTACGGCAGCCGAGGGTGTCAGGGATCAGTACGCGGACGGCAAAGCGGCAAAGGTCTGGGAGGTTTTCATCGGCGACAAGAAACAACGTACGCAAAACTATCGGGACTTCCTGGTAGGGCTACTGCGGCAGAAGGGATGTCATCGAATATTGGATGTCGCCTGCGGTACCGGCGTCGACTCCGTGATGCTGCTGGAAGAGGGTTTCGAAGTCGTCAGCGTCGATGCATCTGACAAAATGCTCAAGTACGCGCTAAAATCCAGATGGGATCGTAGAAAGGAGCCTGCCTTTGACAACTGGG TGATCGAAGAAGCGAATTGGCTAACTCTACCCAGCGATATTAGCCATCTCATTGGAGAAGGCTTCGATGCCGTTATATGTTTGGGAAACAGTTTCGCTCACATGCCCGATTCTTTCGGTGATCAGAGAGAGCAGag ACGAGCTTTGGCGAATTTCAAACGTTGTGTAAAGCCGGGAGGCTTACTGCTCATCGATCACAGGAATTACGATTACATCATCAACACCGGTCAAACTCCTTcaaaatgcatatattataat AGTCAGCGTATGACGGACATCAAGACATCAGTGCTTTTTGTTTCCGGAAAACCAAAGATTGTTATTATGGATTATATGATCGCTCTGGATGAGGAAGACAATGACAATCCCGAATATATTAGCGAATTCAGGCTGTCATATTATCCTCATAGATTGACAATTTTCCGCGACATGCTAACCGAGACATTCAACCACGGGGCGAAACACACCATTTACGGTGACTTTAAACCGCTCAATCAGGTCGACCAACCCGGGTTTTACATCCACGTACTGGAAAAGCAACGTTAA
- the LOC139808642 gene encoding zinc finger protein 706: MARGQQKIQSQAKAAEKSAKLKKQQGHSANDQKKAAQKALVHVCTVCKAQMPDPKTYKQHFENKHPKNELPDDLKNI, encoded by the exons ATGGCTCGTGGACAGCAGAAGATACAGTCTCAAGCTAAGGCGGCGGAAAAAAGCGCGAAACTGAAGAAACAGCAAGGACACAGTGCCAATGATCAAAAAAAGGCAGCACAGAAAGCGCTGGTGCACGTGTGTACCGTATGCAAA GCCCAAATGCCAGATCCTAAGACTTACAAGCAACACTTTGAAAATAAACATCCCAAGAATGAACTGCCAGATGACTTGAAGAATATATGA